Sequence from the Lysobacter solisilvae genome:
GTCTTGGGATTGGGCGTGATCACCGCCACGCCGTCGCGCGCCAGGTCGTTCCAGTCGCGGATCTTCTTCGGGTTGCCCTTGCGCACCAGGAACACGATGGTCGAGGTGTACGGAGCGCTGTTGTGCGGCAGGCGCGACTGCCAGTTCTGCGGCAGCAGGCCCTGCTTGGCGATGGTGTCGATGTCGGCCGCCAGCGCGAGGGTGACCACGTCGGCCTCCAGCCCGTCCACCACCGACCGCGCCTGCTTGCCCGACCCGCCGTGCGAGGTGCGCACCTTCACGCCATGGCCGGTGTCCTTGCGCCACTGCGCGGTGAAGGCCGCGTTGACGTCGGTGTAGAACTCGCGCGTCGGGTCATAGGAGACATTGAGCAGCTCCGGCTCCTTGGCCGACGCGCCCCACGCCACGCCCAATGCGAGCAGCAGCAGCGCGGCGCGGGCGGCCAGGCCCGGGCGCGGGCCCGGGCGCGGAATCAGCCCGCCGGGCGAGCGGAAGGCGCGCTTCACCCGCGCACCGGGGGGCGGAGGATGGCGGTCGACAGTGGGGTCATGGCGGGCTCCGGGTCGCATCCATGTGGGAGGCGCGAACCAGCCTGACGCAGCGGCTGTAAAGGTCCGGTTAGCCGTCGGGCGAGGATCGCGGGCGGCTGCGGACGATGAGTGCGCCGGGAAGGCGGCGCGGGCGGGCGCGGCAAGGGGGGCGGGCATCGTGGACGTCCGGCGGTTGGGGAGGCCCACAGTGGCCACGCGTCCGCGGGGACGGAAACGGCCATGCCTCATCTGGATATGCCCGCTGCGCATGCCGCGGCGGGCCGGGCCGACCGGGCCCGTGGGCCTGCCGGCGTCCAGGGTGGCTGTCTAATTTTTGTCCGCCAGCTACCAAAAAAGACTCGCGAGCGTCTGATTTTTGGACGCTCGCGTCCGGAAAAGACACGCTCGCGTCCCGAAAAGACACGCCGCCGAGTGATTTTTGGACGCGCGCGTCCCGAAACGAGACGCTCGCGTCCAAAAAAGACACGCTCGCGTCCAGAAATCAGACGCGAGCGTCCAGAAAAGACACGCTCGCGGGCAAAAAAGAGTAGCTCGCGAGTCTTTTTTGGACGGCGGGTTGCCACTTCCCAGGACCCGCGCACCGCCACCGGGCGCGCCGGGCCGCCGTTAAGATGCCGCGATGCTGCCCACGTCCCGACCGCTGCCGCCGCTGGCACGCACCTGCCTGCTGGTGCTGGCGGCGCTGGCCGCGGTGTGCTGGCTCGGCCCCTGGCTGACCGGGTTCGATCCGCACGCCCCGGACTGGAACGCGCTGTCGGTGCGGCCGGGCGTGGCGGGCCACGGTTTCGGCACCGACGCCATCGGCCGTGACGTGTTCGCGCGCACGCTGGCCGGAGGGCGCCTGTCGCTCACTGTCGGCCTGCTGGCCAGCGTGGTCGCGCTGGTGATCGGCGTGGGTTACGGCGCCGTCGCCGGCCTGGCCGGGGGGCGCGTGGAGCGGGCGATGGTGCGGGTGCTCGACGTGTTCAGCGCCCTGCCGTTCCTGCTGGTGGTCATCCTGCTGCTGACCCTGTTCGAGCGTTCCCTCGGCCTGTTGCTGGCCGCGATCGGCGGCTACGTCTGGATCGACCTGGCGCGGGTGATGCGCGCCGAGGCCGCGCGCCTGCGCGAAGCCCCCTTCGTGCTGGCCGCCCGCGCCGCGGGCGCCAGCTTCCGCCAGCGGCTGCACTGGCACGTGCTGCCGCACCTGCTGCCGCTGGCCTTCGTCTACCTGGGACTGATCCTGCCGCAGGCCATCCTGGTCGAGAGCTTCCTGGGGTTCCTGGGCCTGAGCGTGGACGAGCCCTCCGCCAGCTGGGGCACCCTGCTCAGCGAAGGCGTGCAGGAGCTGGACAGCGCGCCGTGGACGCTGCTGTTCCCGGCCGTGTTCCTGGTGACGACCCTGGCGGCCTTCCAGTTCCTCGGCGACGGCCTGCGCGACTGGCTCGACGTGCGCGACACGGGCACGACCGCGTGACGGCGGCGGCGCTGCGCCTGGAGGCGCTGGAAGTCCACGCCGGGGCGCGACGCCTGCTCGGGCCGTTGTCGTTGCAGCTGCAGCCCGGGTGCTGCCTGGGCCTGGTCGGCGAAAGCGGCAGCGGCAAGAGCCTGACCGGGCTGGCCCTGCTGGGCCTGCTGACGCCGGGCCTGCGTGCGACCGGCCGCCTGCACCACGAGGGCGTCGCGCTGCCGCTGGGCGGGCCGGCGCATCACGCGCTGCGCGGGCGCGGCATCGGCTGGATTCCACAGGATCCGCTGGCCAGCCTGCATCCGCTGCGCAGCATCGGCGCGCAGCTGGTCGAGACCCTGACCGCGGTCGGCGGCATCGCCCGCCGCGACGCGCACGCGCAGGCGCTCGCGCTGATCGTGCGCGTGCAGATGCCCCAGCCCGACGCGGCCCTGCGCCGGTATCCGCACCAGTTCTCCGGCGGCCAGCGCCAGCGCATCGCGATCGCCCTCGCGCTGGCGGCGCGCCCGCGCGTGCTGGTCGCCGACGAGCCCACTTCGGCGCTGGATGCGCGCATCGCGCGCGACATCCTCGACCTGCTCGACGGCCTGCGCCGCCAGGACGGACTGGCCGTGCTGCTCATCAGCCACGACCTGCCGCTGGTGGGCGCGTACGCGCAACGCGTGCAGGTCCTGCGTGCCGGCGAGGCGGTGGAGGACGCGGACACCGCGACGCTGTTCGCCCGGCCCGCGCATCCCTACACGCGGGAGCTGCTCGACGCCGACCGCCTGCCCGCGCCCGACGCCGCGCCGCCGCGCGCGCCCGCGTCGGAACCGCTGCTGCGGGCCGATGGACTGCGAGTGCGTTATCGCGGCGCGCCCAGTGACGCGCTCGACGGGGTCGCCATCGAGCTGCATCGCGGCGAAGGCCTGGCGCTGGTGGGGGAAAGCGGCAGCGGCAAGAGCACCCTGGGCCGCGTGCTGCTGCGGCTGCTGCAGGGCGCGTCCGGCCGCGTGCTGTTCGACGGCCAGGACATCACCCGCATGACCGGCCCGGCCCTGCGCCGCTGGCGGGCGAAGGTCGGCGTGGTGTTCCAGGATCCGCACGCCTCGCTGGACCCGCGCCAGCGCGTGGTCGACACGGTGGCCGAACCCCTGCGCATCCATGGCATCGGGGATGCCCGCGCGCGGCGGGAGCGCGTGGCCGCACTGCTGGCGGCGGTCGGGTTGACGCCGGACATGCTGGACCGCCATCCGCATCAGTTCAGTGGCGGCCAGCGCCAGCGCATCGCCATCGCCCGCGCGCTGGCGACCGATCCGGTACTGCTGGTCTGCGACGAGGCGGTGTCCGCGCTGGACGCGCATCACCGGGCGGGCATTCTCGCCCTGCTGGCCCGGCTCAAGCGCGAGCGTGGCCTGGCGCTGCTGTTCGTCACCCATGACCTGGCGGCCGCGGCCGCGGTGGCCGAGCGGATCGCGGTGCTGGAGGCCGGACGCATCGTCGAGCAGGGGGGCGACCGTCGATGTCCTGCGCGCGCCCCGCCACCCGCACACGCAGGCGCTGGTGGCGGCGCGCCGCCTGGCCTAGGACGCCGGAGCCGGCGTCAGATCAGGCCGCCGCCCAGGGTCAGGCGCCACATCGCCACGATGACGACGATGCCGTTGAGCACCAGTCCGGCCTTGGCGCGGCCGCGGTTTTCCCGGGCGGGTCACCGCGATGGCGATCGCGGCGATGATCGCGCCGACGGCGGCGAAGGGAATCAGCAGCCAGTTGGTGATGCCGATCAGCGGGATGAGTGCGATCACCATCCAGACCATCGCGATGATGCCCCACAGCAGGCTGACCAGTCCCATCGATGCTTCTCCAGCGCAGGCCGCGGCGCGGCCGATGCCGACACGATGCGGCCAGCGGGCCACGGGTTCAAGCCAACGTTAGGCAGGGTCGGGGCTCAAGCGCCGTGCGACCCGTCGATCTCCACCCGCAGCTCGCGGCGGCAGATCGCCGCGTGCAGGACGACGTAGCGGACCTGCGGGTCCAGCCGCGTGCGCAGCTGCTCGGCGACGGCGGCCATCTCGTCGTGCTCGCGCACGTACACCTTGAGCACCGTGCCGGCGCCCATGTGCGGCGGCAGCTCCGGGCGCAGCGCATGGGCGGTGGCCAGCAGCGTGTCCAGGTTGACCAGGGTTTCCTCGAGCTGCGCGCTCACCGATTCGGCGTGGCGCGACTCGTGGCCGACCACCGCGGCGGTGCCCGAGATCAGCAGCGGCACCTGCGCGCTGGAGGGCAGCATGCCGCGGGCGAAACTCGGCGGCTGCGGGCCGTACTGGCGCGGATAGCGGTAGGCGCTGATCTGGCGCGGGTTCTCCAGCGGGGTGCCGGGCGTGCGCGCGGCCAGCCAGTACACCAGCAGGCGACGGACGTCATCGCTGCGGCCGACCGCGGTGGCGGCGGGCAGGGCGTGGGGATCGAACTCGCCCAGGCCGCGGGCGCGGCCCACGCAGAACACGCGGTAGCGTTCGGCATCCCCGTCGCCGTGGGTGATGCCGTCCAGGTAGTTCCAGATGCGCAGCAGGTGCGGATAGCCGCGGGCGCGGGTGAAGGCGACGAGCTGTTCGTAGATCCGGCGCGAGGTGACCTCGATCTCGCCGTTGTCGGCCTCCACCGCGCCTTCGTCCAGTTCGATCACGCCGAACTGCAGCGCGCCGTCCTGCGACCACGCGATGTCGCCTTCGCGACCGGACTCCACCGGGCCCTGGCCCCGCCAGATCTCCAGCGGCGCCGGGCCCTGCGGCTGCAGGCCGACGCGCAGGTAGCGCGGGTCCGCGTGCTGCGGCGCCTGGTCGCCGAAACCGAACACCGCCAGCACGTCATCGCCGGCGAGTGCGCGCGCGGGCGTGGTGTCCTGGTAATCCACGTGCAGCCGGGCCGGCAGCACCAGCGATTCGGCCGCGCTCATCGGCCGGCCTCGGCATCGACGGCCACATGCAGGGTGTCGCCGCTGAACTTCGTGCGCGCCGCGCGCCGCCGTTCCAGCCGGCTGCGCAGCGCCGCCGGGGCCAGGCGCAGCGCGGTGAGGGCATAGATCAGCCGGAAGACGCGCAGGCGCCACAACACGGGCCGCGCCTGGAACACATCACCGGCCAGCATCGACACCACCGCTTCCTCGACGCGCAGCAGGTTGCGCGGATCGTTGAACAGCCGCTTCATCGGCGGCGCCGTGAAGCGGTAGATGAACCACTTGAACTCATCCAGGCCCGCGTCCAGGTGCCGCGCGAACGCGCGCAGCAGCGCCGGCTCGCGGGCGGGCTCGCGCAGCGCGGCGTCGACCGCGTCGGCGCCCCGCTGCGCGCCGTGCATGGCCAGGAATACCCCGGAGGAGAACATCGGATCGACGAAGCTGTAGGCGTCGCCGAGCATCAGCCAGCCCGGGCCGTGCATGCGGGTGCACTCGTAGGCGTAGTTGCCGGTGGCGTGCACCGGCGCGACACGCGTGGCGCCGTGCATGCGGGCCTTGATGGGCGCGATCGAGTCCAGCGCGCGCATCAGGAAGGCTTCGGTGTCGCCGCGGCGCTGCTTGAGCAGCTCCGGGGAGCACACCAGGCCCACGCTGGTCACGTTGTCGCGCAGCGGGATCAGCCAGGCCCAGCCATGCTCATGCCGGCAGATGGTGACGTTGCCGGCGTCGTCGCCCTCGCGGCGCACGACGCCGCGGAAATGGCTGAAGACCGCCGCGGAGGCGTGCAGCGCGTTGCGGCGCTTGAGCTTGAGCTGGCTTCCCAGCAGCGTGTCGCGGCCGCTGGCGTCCAGGACGAAGCGCGCCTGCACCTGCAGCGCATGGCCGTCGGCGGTGCGGGCGTGGGCCACGTGCGGGCGGCCGGCCGGGTCGAACTCGACACGCTCGACGGCCACGCGTTCGCGCGCATCCACGCCGTTCTCGCGCGCATTCTCGAACAGGACCTGGTCGAACTCCTCGCGCTTGACCTGGAAGGCGTAGCCGGCGCCCGGCCGCAACGTGCGGTCGAAGCGGAAGACGTTGTAGCGCTCGTCGTTGACCGGGAAGTCGGCGCCACGCTTCACCACGCCGATCGCGTGCACGCGGTCGAGCACGCCCAGCTGCTCCAGGATCGGCGTGCCCATCGGCAGCAGCGATTCGCCGATGTGGAAGCGCGGGTGGGCGTCCTTCTCCAGCATCAGCACGCGCCAGCCCTTGCGGGCCAGCAGGGTGGCCGCCGTGGAGCCGGCGGGGCCACCGCCGATCACGAGCACGTCGGTCTGGATCACCTGGGGGGGCTGGACGGCGCCGTGCGCGCCCTGCGGGATATCCGCCTGCCCGTGGTGTTGCTGGTCAGTCATTGTCGCCATGATATCGGCTGGAAATTCGGTCGCGTCCGCTACCGGGCCACGCGTGCTGAACGGTTG
This genomic interval carries:
- a CDS encoding ABC transporter permease, which translates into the protein MLPTSRPLPPLARTCLLVLAALAAVCWLGPWLTGFDPHAPDWNALSVRPGVAGHGFGTDAIGRDVFARTLAGGRLSLTVGLLASVVALVIGVGYGAVAGLAGGRVERAMVRVLDVFSALPFLLVVILLLTLFERSLGLLLAAIGGYVWIDLARVMRAEAARLREAPFVLAARAAGASFRQRLHWHVLPHLLPLAFVYLGLILPQAILVESFLGFLGLSVDEPSASWGTLLSEGVQELDSAPWTLLFPAVFLVTTLAAFQFLGDGLRDWLDVRDTGTTA
- a CDS encoding NAD(P)/FAD-dependent oxidoreductase, with the translated sequence MTDQQHHGQADIPQGAHGAVQPPQVIQTDVLVIGGGPAGSTAATLLARKGWRVLMLEKDAHPRFHIGESLLPMGTPILEQLGVLDRVHAIGVVKRGADFPVNDERYNVFRFDRTLRPGAGYAFQVKREEFDQVLFENARENGVDARERVAVERVEFDPAGRPHVAHARTADGHALQVQARFVLDASGRDTLLGSQLKLKRRNALHASAAVFSHFRGVVRREGDDAGNVTICRHEHGWAWLIPLRDNVTSVGLVCSPELLKQRRGDTEAFLMRALDSIAPIKARMHGATRVAPVHATGNYAYECTRMHGPGWLMLGDAYSFVDPMFSSGVFLAMHGAQRGADAVDAALREPAREPALLRAFARHLDAGLDEFKWFIYRFTAPPMKRLFNDPRNLLRVEEAVVSMLAGDVFQARPVLWRLRVFRLIYALTALRLAPAALRSRLERRRAARTKFSGDTLHVAVDAEAGR
- a CDS encoding chorismate transformation enzyme, FkbO/Hyg5 family — its product is MSAAESLVLPARLHVDYQDTTPARALAGDDVLAVFGFGDQAPQHADPRYLRVGLQPQGPAPLEIWRGQGPVESGREGDIAWSQDGALQFGVIELDEGAVEADNGEIEVTSRRIYEQLVAFTRARGYPHLLRIWNYLDGITHGDGDAERYRVFCVGRARGLGEFDPHALPAATAVGRSDDVRRLLVYWLAARTPGTPLENPRQISAYRYPRQYGPQPPSFARGMLPSSAQVPLLISGTAAVVGHESRHAESVSAQLEETLVNLDTLLATAHALRPELPPHMGAGTVLKVYVREHDEMAAVAEQLRTRLDPQVRYVVLHAAICRRELRVEIDGSHGA